ATCCGCCACACCTCGACGAAGCATGCGCCATGGCACATCGTGCCGGCCGACCACAAATGGTTCGCCCGCGTGGTGATCGGCTCGGCCATCGTCAGCGCGCTGGACAGACTCGACCTGCATTTCCCCGATGTCGAAAAGGCCGACCGCAGCGAGTTCAAGCAGGTCCGCGAGGCATTGCTGGCGGAGGGGAAGGGCGGCAAGGCGAAGTGACCCGGTGCGTAGCCCGCATGAGCGGAGCGACATGCGGGAGCGTCACGTCCATCTGGCACCGGCCCCGGATGTCGCTTCGCTCATCCGGGCTACAAGGCCCGCTACTTGCTCGACCATTCGTCCCGGCGAGGTCGTCACCGCCGACTGCGCCCGCTATGCGACGAATTTTTTGTACAACCAGCGACGGCCGTCGTGGCGCCGCCAGACCTGTCCGCGCACCAGCCGGCCGGTAATGCTGCGTCTCGGCATGATGACCCGCCGCAGATGCCAGGTGGTTGGCCTGGCCGTGCGCCGGTTCAATGCAAGCTTCCGGATGTCGATGGCTGTGAAACTGATCGATGGCATGATGCCCCCCTTGGCCCAAGCTGCCGCTGCAGGCACGGCCCGCAGCGGACATCCTGGCCCCCTCATCGGCTTTCACGATCGTCGCCCCTGCTGCGACCGCGAGAAATAAAAGCTGTCCTAGGGATCACGTTCCCCGATCCCCGCGACACGCGAATCATAGCGAGTCGGCCGGCCACAGTGGTCAACCAAATCCGGCTTTTCGGCCCGAGAAATAATTATTGGCCGTCACTGCGGCATTTTTGCCCGCCATGCTTCACCATGACTCACGAACGACCACCATGCCGGATACCCGGGCGAAATGCTGGGCACGCTGCGCTTTGCAACCCTACACAATTGAAACGGGCGTGACAGCGTCAGCTCGGGAAGATGAGGCACGTCGTCCCGTCCCGTAGATCTTGGTGGCCATGATTTGCCTTCGGTTCTTTATGTCCGCGCTCACGCCGCTCACTCTGCGGCTTCCCCGAAAACCATCTGCCAGCCTTTTCGCGTGTCCATGTACTCGCGAACCTGCTTGACGCGGCCGCCTGCGACGACAAAGACGAAACAATAGTCGTTGTCATACGGCCGGCCTTCCGGAAGTGTCGCCCGCATCCGCTCCTCGATGATCACGGTGTCGCCGTCGGCATGGACGGCGCGGAACGAGATGTCGATCGCGGAGAACAGGCGGTGCATCTCGGTGGCGATGAAGCGCGCGATCTGGTCGGGGCCGATCATGTGATCGGTATGCGCAAGCGCGACCGCCGTGGCGTTGCGGGCCGGCGCGATCCACTCGGCGTCCGGCGTGAAGAGGGATGCGATCTGGCCGGCGTCGCGTGTCGAAAATGTCTTCCAGGCGTTGAGGACGACGTCCTTGGCTGTCGGATGATCCATGGTTTGGCCTTCGGTGAGGAGTGAAATCAATCGTTCCTCATCTAGGCCAGCTGCGCCGTTCGCGCTGGTCGGAATCGGACCTCATCACCAGCGGCCACTTTCCTCGACCACACGATGCGCTAGAATCCGACCATGCTGAGCTTTGACGTTTGCAACTCCGCACGGCTGCGGCGTGACGCCCGGTACGACGGTCGCTTCTTCACGGCGGTTCGAACCACGCGGATCTATTGCCGCCCGGTCTGCCCGGTGAAGCACCCGTTGACGCGTAACGTCACCTATTACCCGACGGCAGCCGCCGCCGAGGCTGCGGGATATCGGCCGTGCCTGCGCTGCCGCCCGGAGACCGCTCCGTTCTGCCCGGCCTGGAACGGCACGCGCTCGACGGTTGCGCGCGCGCTGAAACTGATCGACGGCGGCGTGCTGGAGCGCGGATCGGTCGCCGCATTGGCGGAGAAACTCGGGATCACCTCGCGCCATCTCGCCCGTCTGTTCGAGCGCCATGTCGGCGCAAGCCCGCAACAGGTCGCAACCACCCGCCGCGTCCAGCGCGCCAAGCGGCTGCTCGACACTACCGACGACACGATGACCGAGATCGCCTTCCGCGCGGGCTTCGGCAGCGTCCGCCGCTTCAACGCGGCGTTCTCCGATCTCTACGGCCGCTCACCATCGAGCCTGCGTGCGACGTCGCGCGGGCGGAGGAGGTGAGGGAGGCCATCCGGGGCAGTCCAATTAGGTCATCTCTCCTGACCATCTTTTGGCATTGCGGCCGGCCATATTTCTCGTCTAGAACAGGCCCGGAACGCCGTCCCGGCAACGAACCGTCAATGGTTTTGGCTGAGGATTTGGCCGTCCAAAGGGTCTGGCAATGCTGATTCGCAGCGAAAAGTACGGAGTTCGGGGTGGAGCGGCCAAGGCTGCCTCCATGACTGCCCCCGCGATTCCGGCTGCGACCGCGCCCACCCTCCTTCTTGGCGGGCTTCTGCTTCTTATCGGCCCCTGAGGGCCGTCTGGGCGTTTGCGCCTGGGCACTCAGGGGTTCGCACGAGATCACCAGACCCTTCAGCGCCCATTGAACCGGCGCACGACCCAAAAGGAACTTCAGAAATGACCACCGCCAACAAGTCCGAGAAGGACCGCGTCATCGTATTCGACACCACCCTGCGTGACGGCGAGCAGTGCCCGGGCGCGACCATGACGTTCGAGGAAAAGCTCGAGATCGCCGAAATGCTCGACGACATGGGCGTCGACGTCATCGAGGCCGGTTTTCCGATCACCTCGGAAGGCGACTTCCAGGCGGTCAGCGAGATCGCCCGCCGCTCCAAGAACGCCGTCATCGCCGGCCTGTCGCGCGCGCATCCGAAGGACATCGACCGCTGCGCCGAAGCGGTGAAGTTCGCAAAGCGCGGCCGCGTCCACACCGTGATCGCGACCTCGCCGCTGCACATGCGCGTCAAGCTGAACATGACGCCGGAGCAGGTGGTGGAGCTCTCGATCGCCAACGTCACCCGCGCGCGCAACCAGGTCGACGACGTCGAATGGTCGGCCGAGGACGGCACCCGCAGCGAGATGGATTTCCTCTGCCGTATCGTCGAGGCCGTCATCAAGGCGGGCGCCACCACGGTCAACATCCCTGATACCGTCGGCTACACCGTGCCGGAGGAATACACCAAGTTCATGCGCACCCTGATCGAGCGGGTGCCGAATTCCGACAAGGCAGTGTTCTCCGTGCACTGCCATAACGACCTCGGCATGGCGGTGGCGAATTCGCTGGCCGGCATCGCCGGCGGCGCGCGGCAGATCGAATGCACCGTCAACGGCATCGGCGAGCGGGCAGGCAATGCCGCGCTGGAAGAAGTCGTGATGGCGATCAATGTGAGGAACGACGTGTTTCCGTGGTGGAACAAGATCGACACCACCATGCTGACGCGGGCCTCAAAGCTGGTATCGGCGGCGACCTCGTTCCCGGTGCAGTACAACAAGGCGATCGTCGGCCGCAACGCGTTCGCGCATGAAAGCGGCATCCATCAGGACGGCGTGCTGAAGGACGCTTCGACCTACGAGATCATGCGCCCCGAGATGATCGGCCTGAAGAAGTCATCGCTGGTGCTCGGCAAGCATTCCGGCCGCCACGCCTTCGTGCACAAGCTGGAGGAGATGGGCTACAAGCTCGGCGCCAACCAGCTGGAAGACGCCTTCGTGCGCATGAAGGCGCTGGCCGATCGCAAGAAGGATATCTATGACGAGGACATCGAGGCGCTGGTCGATCAGGAGATCGCGGCTTCGCATGACCGAATCAAGCTGGTTTCGCTGACGGTCATCGCCGGCACCCATGGGCCGCAGCGCGCCACCATGAAGCTCGACGTCGAAGGCCAGACCAGAATCGAGGAAGCCGAAGGCAACGGTCCGGTCGATGCGGTCTTCAACTGCATCAAGGCGCTGGTGCCGCACGAGGCCAAGCTGGAGCTGTATCAGGTCCACGCCGTGACCGAGGGTACCGACGCGCAAGCCGAAGTGTCGGTGCGGCTCGCCCATGAAGGCCGCTCGATGACGGCGAAGGGGGCCGATCCGGATACGCTGGTGGCATCCGCCAAAGCCTATCTCGGCGCGCTCAACAAGATCGTCATGAAGCACCAGCGCGATATGCCGGCACAGGCGGCGAGCTGAGGCTTGCCGTCATTCCGGGGCGCGAAGCGAACCCGGAATCTCCAGATTCCGGGTTCGATGCTTCGCATCGCCCCGGAATGACGGCGTAGGTTGAAGCTACTCCGCCTCTACTTCCGGCTCGCGCCGGGCAATTGGACGGGAACGTGCGGCGAGGTGCTGATGACCCTCGGGCTGCCATCGGCGTAGGCCGGGCCGCGCTCGGTCAGGCTCCGGATCGTTTCCAAAAGCAGCATGTACTTTTCGGCAAGCATGGCATCTCCAGTTCTGCGATGGTCCCGCCGCTGGTCTGGCGAGACGCAGGGAAATCACGAGCCTGTCAGGTTGCCGGATGTCGATTTCAGGACGTTTTCGAGGAAACCCAAAAATGGCTTCATCCGTCGGGTGAAATATTTCGTCGCGGCCCCTGCACGAAACCGAGATTACCGAATCGTTAATTGCTGCGGCGCGGCGCGCCGCCCCCCATGCGCCTCGAGAGGGTCTCTGCGGTTGCCGACAGCGTCGCCTCCACGGTCGCGATCGGCTTGCGATCGATCTTGTCGATCCTCTCCGCGTGAGACATTGCTTGATCCGCGCCAAAAGCAAATGTGGACCTGCTGCCAGCTCAAAACGGAAGAGCAATCGGAACGAGCAGCACGCACACGATTGCAGCAATAACGGTGAACGGCACACCCACCTTCACGAAATCGCCGAAACTATACTGTCCGGGTCCCACGACCAGCGTGTTTACCGGCGAGGAGATCGGCGTCATGAAAGCCGCGGATGCGGCCAGGGCTACGATCATTGCGAACGGATAGGGCGAGGCGCCGAGGTCCTTGGCGATGGCCAGTGCCACGGGCGCCATCAGTACGGCCGTGGCCGTATTGGAGATGAACAAGCCCAGCGTCGCGGTGATGACGAACAAGGTCGCCAATACGAACCGCGGTGCGGCGGTTCCAACCAGGCCGACGACCGCGTCGGCAGCGAGGTCGACGCCTCCCGTCCGCTGCAGGGCCAGCGAGAACGGCAGCATGCCAACGATCAGGACGAGGGTCTTCCAGTTGATGGAGCGATAGGCGCTGTTGAAATCGACGCAGCCCAGAAGCCCCATCAGCAGGCAGCCGATCAACGCGGCCTGGACGTTCGGTATCAACCCGCTGACCATCAGCACGACCACCAGCCCGAGCACGGCCAGTGCGTGCGGCGCCCGCGGTGCCGCGGGAAGAACTTCCTCCAGTTCGACCGGCATGTTCAGGACGACCACGTCCTCAGTGTGGGACTGAAGATCCCGAATGTCGGACCAGAAGCCGACCAGCAGGAGGGTATCTCCGATCTTCAGCCTTTCCTCCAGCAGGTTGGGCATCACTACTTTGTTGCCGTGCCGCAACCCGATGACGGTGAGGCCGTATTCGGAGCGAATCCGGGCTTCGAGCACGGTCTGGCCGATCAGGGTGGATTCAGCCGGCAGGATGACCTCCGCAGCGCCGATCTCCTGAGAGACGTCGGTAAAGTAATTTCCGATCTCGCTGAGCGGCCGCGGCTCGAGATTGAGCGACTGCCACAGCTTGCTGGCGCCGTCGTTCGAGATGTCGACATCGGCGAGCAATACATCGCCGGCCCGCAGCTCGGTCTGTGCGGCTGGACGGAGCGCCTTGGCCGCAAATCCCGTCCCACGTTCGATGGCGAGAAGGTTTACGCCCGCGGCGCGGAACGACAGTTCGTCGAGGCGCTTTCCGACGAGCGACGAGCCGGCGTTTATGCGGCCGCGCTTTTCGCGATCAGCGAGGCCGTATTGCTCGATCCACCGCGCAAGCCTGGGGCGGCGGTCCGCCACGGCGGGCGGCTTCTTGCTGGAGAGCAGGCCGCGCGCGAAAAGCATATAAACGATGCCGAGTGCGAGCAGCGGCAGCCCGAAAGGGGTAAAGCTGAAAAAATTGAATCCCTGCGCACCCTGCCGGATCAGTTCGGCGTTTACGACCAGATTGGGTGCCGTTGCCACCAGTGTCAGCATCCCGCTGATCAGCGCGGCAAAACTCAGGGGCATCATGAGCCGGCTTGGCGCCATGCCGCGATTTTGCGAGATGCGCAGCACCACCGGGATGAAAATGGCGACAACGGCCGTTGAGCTCATCAAGGAGCCCAGGCCGCCTACGGCCGCCATCAGCAGAACGAGCAAACGGCCCTCGCTGGTGCCGGCCTTGGCGTCGAGCCAATCGCCGAGCCGTCGTGCGACGCCGGTCCTCACCAGGCCTTCGCCGATGACGAACAGCGCGGCGATCAGTATGATCGATGGATCGGCAAACCCCGCCAGCGCTTCGTTCATGGTGATGATGCCGGTGAAGGGCATCGAAACCATCACGAGGAGCGCGACTGCGTCCATGCGGGGCCGGTTGATGACGAACATCACGATTGCGGCCGCGAGCATCAGCAGGATGAGGGCGAGATCGAGGGTCATCAAGACCTCTTTCCATCGGTGGCGACACCTGGCCACTGATCTGTAAGATGGCTACCGTCGTCCACCGTAGCGGGTGTGCGGCGCCCGGTAAATCGAGCCCGCTCGGTCTCGTGGAGTCAATCCAATCGGAGGAGGCTCGTATGGCGAAGATCGGTATCGTGCACACCACCGAATACACCTACCGCAACCCGGTAGGCCTGCTGCGCCATAAGCTGATGGTGCGGCCGGACGAGAGCCACGACCTTCGCCTGCACAGCGCGATGCTGAAGGTCGAACCGGAGCCGAATGCGATCTACTGGAAGCATGACGTCTTCAACAATTCCATCTGCTACCTCGAATGGCCGGAAGCGCTCAGGACCGAACGGCTCAGCATCGTATCGACGCTTGATATGACACATCACCCCGAGGGTCAGCCGCTGCCGGTCTACAGCCTCGACGCAACTGCCGAGCAGTTTCCGTGTTCCTACGCAGCTCATGAGATTCCCGACCTGGCGCGCCTCGCCGAACGCCAGATGCCGGACCCCGAGCGAAAGGTCGACGTCTGGGCCCGCCGTGTCGTGTCGGAAGTGGAAGGCAAGCAGACGCTAGGGGTACTGGAAGCGATGACACACGCCATCAAGCAGGAGTTCGATTATCGCGCCCGCTACGAGGAGGGCACGCAGACGGCCGCCCGGACACTGGCGTTGGGCTCCGGCACCTGCCGCGACTTTGCGGTGCTTATGATGGAAGCGCTGCGCAGCTTCGGCCTCGCCACGCGTTTTGTCACCGGCTATTTGTACGACGATTCCTCGGGCACGACCGTGGGCGGCGGCAGCACCCACGCCTGGTGCAGCGTCTATCTGCCCGGTGCGGGCTGGGTCGAATACGATCCGACCAATGGTTTGATTGCCGGCGCCAACCTGATCCGCGTGGGTGTGACCAGGGAGGCGGAACAGGCGATCCCGATATCAGGCGGCTTCGTCGGCAATGCGGATGATCCGACCGGACTGCATGTGGATGTAACGGTCCACGCTGTACCGATACTTTAGATCACGCGTCTTGATGGTGGGCACGCCTGCGCTTTGCCCACCCTTCTGTAACGGGCCTCGAAGGTCTGCCTGGCGCCAAGCCATGAGACCGAACGTCCGCTAGTGGGTTCAAAATCCGAAGAACTCGCTTTGAGCACATTTGGTCCGCTCTCGCGTCGCTTCCGGTCAACGATCACGCCAGCAGCGCGACCGCGATGGCGACCGGCGCGATGTACCCGAAACAACGATACGCTCGGCGAGCGGCTCAGGCTGTATGCCGAAGAGAACTTCCATGATGCGGACTTCCATGATGCTTGAAGAAGAGATCAAGCTTCACGGGTTCGCCGGTATCTCGCCAAAAAAATCTCTTACCGAGGCTGGCCGCCAGCGAGAGGCGATGGTGGCCGCCGAGTAGGGTATGGTCATCCGTTGCTTTGGCGATGATTTCGCCGGCTTCGTCGACAATAACCTTCATGCGCCGCCTCCAATGCAACGCCCCGTCAGCGCAGCCGCGATGCTGCGCAAACTATCTAACCTCGTGCAGGCTCCGGCGTTCCAAGATAGTTGAGCCGCGGTTCCGATGGACGGCCGGCCTCGCAAACACCTTGCAAGCCCGGCCCTTTCGAACTAGTTTGCCTTTGCGGGGAAATGCAGACTCCCCATTAGACGGGTTCCGTCCAAGCTCTGCGCAACACTCGACGTGTCGAGGAGATTGCGCATGGACGATCGAAAACCTCCAATTTCGCAAAGTGCTCCTTGTGGAAAAACCGACGCTGACGCGGCGCTGATCGATTCTGTCAGCCAAGGCTCTTCAGTCGTTCAAGGCTCGTCAGTCGTTTATTTCTGCAGTGCGGGGGAAGTCAGCGAAGGCTTCGCCATTGCGTTACGGGCGATGGGCTTCGACGAAATTCTGCTCCCAGATCTTGTTGCGCAGTCTCCCACCACCTCAAACCCGGAGGATAGCTAAATGGGTATCAAACTTTGGCTTGTGGCTTCGATCCTTGCGGCCTCGTTCACGACGACCGCGACCGCGCAGGAAATCGACTGGAAGAAGGTCGATGACACGTTTGGAAGAAAGCCTGCGGTTACGGGCGATGTGCATCGCTACGGTTTCCCCCGGACCGATCTGACCGTGACTCTTGACGGCGTCACCATCAAGCCGGCTCTGGCGCTCGGCGGATGGGTGGCGTTCAAGCCGATGCACGGCGAGGCCATGATCATGGGCGACCTCGTGCTACTCGAGACCGAAATCAATCCGGTCATGCTCAAGATGATCGAAGGCGGGCTTGAGATCACGGCCGTCCACAATCACCTGCTGCGCGCCAGTCCCGCCACGTTCTACATGCATGTCGGAGGCCATGGTGATCCCGCAAAGATGGCTACCGTTATTCGGGATGCCCTGGCGGCGAGCAAGACCCCGCCCGCGACACCGGCCGCGGCGCCTCCGCCAGCCGTCGAGCTCGATACCGCACAGCTTGATCAGATCATAGGCGTAAAAGGGCAAGCCAACGGCGGCGTCTACCAATTCGCCGTGCCGCGCCGCGATCCGGTCACGGAAGATGGCATGCAGATCAGCCCGGTTGGGCCGATGGGCGTGGCGATAGCGATCGGTTTTCAGCCCACTGGTGGCGGCAAGGCTGCCATCACCGGGGATTTCGTTCTCTCCGGCGACGAGGTGAATCCGGTGATCCGAGCATTGCGAGCGAACGGCATCGACGTAACCGCCGTCCACAGCCACATGCTGGACGAACAACCGCGGCTGTTCTTCCTTCACTTCTGGGCTAATGACGACGCGCTGAAACTTGCCCGAGGACTTCGCGCTGCGCTCGACAAAACTGCGAGCACAAAAAGCTAGGACGAGAGGAACTCGATCAAGCTGCCAATTGGGGACCGCGGCCTCCCCATCAGATGGATGTCCATCCAAGTGCTCGCTACCTCGCTTTGGGGGAGCGAACCTATGGATGAATGGATTCTCACTCTTTTTCTTATCGCGGCCTTTACCGGCGGTTTCGTCAGCGGCTTTTCCGGGTTCGCAATGGGCCTCGTCGTATCGGGCGTGTGGCTGCACATCATCACGCCGATACAAACCGCGGCACTGATCGCCGGCTACGGTCTGCTCACGCAGGGTTACGGCATCCTGAAACTGCGTCAGGCGCTGGACTGGCAAAAGATCTGGCCGCTCTCGCTGGGCACGACGATCGGCATCCCGATCGGAGTGATCCTGCTGAGCCGTCTCAATCCGGTCTATCTGCGGTTCGGCGTGGGCGTGTTGCTCGTGCTCTATACGGTTTATGGCTTGGCGCGGCCAGCGATCAAGCCGATGAAAATTGGAGTCGGCGCCGACATCGGCATTGGCATCGTCAACGGGCTCGTTGGCGGACTGACCGGACTTGGCGGGGTCGTGTCGACGATCTCCTGCCAATGGCGCGGTTGGACGAAGGATTTGCAACGAGCCGTGTTCCAACCGGTGTTGTTCGCCGCCTTTGTGGTTATCTCCATTTCAATGGGCATTACCGGCGCCATCACGCCGGAAACCTTCAAACTGTATGCGCTGGGCTTTCCATTAATGCTCGCCGGCTTGTGGAGCGGGTTCAAGCTCTACGGAACCATTGATGACGAGACATTCCGCAAAGCGGTGCTGGTGCTTCTTCTGTTTGCGGGCCTGTCGCTGATTGTGCCTGCTGTGTTCGTTCGTGGTTCGTGAGGTCGTCATGCCCCTGAAAACAATCGGAACCATCGCCATACCAGACGCCGTGGGTAGCGAGTTCGACCACGCCGCCTTCGATGCAAGAAGCCGGCGCGTGTTCATTGCCCACACCGCCCGCGATCGTGTCGAGGTGATCGACCACGATGCCGGCACGCACCTTGCGACCCTGCCAGGGTTTCCGGGCGTGGCAGGCGCCGTCGCTGACAATGGGCAGATTCTGGTCACCAACCGCGGCAGCGCCAGCGTTGCCTTGCTTGATGCCAACACCTTGGAAACGCGCGCCACGTACAGGACCGGCGGCCGACCGAATGGTGCTGTGATCGTCGCGCAATCTGGCCTCGGGATTGCAGCATGCATCGGCGGCGATGGGGAAACTCCGACGCTTCAGCTCTTCGAACTGAACGGTCCCAAGCATGTGTCGATCGATCTGCCGGGACGGCCACGCTGGTGCGTTACCGATGCAGCCGCCGAACGGGTGTTCCTCTGTATCCGCGATCCTTCCATGGTGCTGGTGGCACGACTGCCCGACCTTGGCGCGGTTACGCAATGGAAAGTCCCGTCATCGGGCGCTCATGGTCTCGACATCGATCATTCCAGAGAACGTCTTTATGTCGCCTGCGATGATTCGACCCTGGTCGAGATGAGTAGCACCTCGGGCGAAATCACCAACGTCTGGCCAATCGGAGGCCCGCCCGATGTCACGTTTTTCAATCCGGCAACCGGTCTGGTTCATGTCGCCATCGGGGAGCCCGGACTTGTCGATTCCATTGATCCGCGCAACGGAAATAGCACGCGAACCGTGACAGGCGCGGGCGCGCATACCACGGCGCTGGTGGCGCCGGACCAGCTTTACGTCATTTCAGCAGCACATGGCGGAGTGCTTGTCCTCTCGGACACCTGATGTTCGCCAACACAGGCACCTCAAGGAGAATCAAGATGAAATGGATCACCCGCGAAAAAGTTAAGGTCGATCGCGTCGCATGTCCTTGGCTCATCAAGAAGTTCGTCGATAACGACGCCGAGTTCGTGTTTGTGCCGGGCGAGAAGGTGATGGCAGAGGCGAAGCGGCTCGACGCCATTCCTTACGACGTCAAAGACGTTGAGCTAGGCCATCACGGCAAGGAATGCTCGTTCGAGGCTATCCTGAAAAAGTACAAGCTGACCGGCGATCCCGCGCTGGTGTTGCTTGGGCGGATCGTCAACGGCGCCGACACCGACAACACGCTGTACAATCAACCGGAGGGTCCTGGCCTCGAAGCTGTCGCAGAAGGGTTTCGGCATCTCGGCTTCAAGGACGACCACGAACAAAACGCGGCGGAGTGGATTGTGTATGACGCGCTCTATGCGTACTGCCGCGAGATGGTAAAGCGCGGCAAGCCGCACGGTGACTTCATGAGTTGATGCTCGCTTGACAGCCCGCGAACTGATTTGCTGCGCACACAAGCGCTATCTCGGCGAGCAACTGCGACAAAACAACCCGACGGGCAAATCAATTCTGATTTTCCGAAATCGTGTCAAGTCCAGGAATCAAAAATATTCCGCTTTCGTTCTCACCCAAATCAGTCCCATAACTCCGCCCGTCTCACGGCAGATGAGGGACGCTCGCGATCGTCACGAACGTGCGGTGAGATGCGATGGACGCAAATGGCGCGATAGACGTACGCGCCGGATGCGTACGGCGAAGTCGTGTGGTTCGGGCGCCGCGGTGCTGGCGCTAAGTCCGGGAAAAGCGAAAGTTTATCCCGTGGCGACGGTGGCAAGAAAGCCGTTCACCGGGGAGAGCGCGAAGTAAGCCGTAAAGCCATTGCGCAGGGAAGGCC
This portion of the Bradyrhizobium sp. AZCC 2262 genome encodes:
- a CDS encoding 2-isopropylmalate synthase, which produces MTTANKSEKDRVIVFDTTLRDGEQCPGATMTFEEKLEIAEMLDDMGVDVIEAGFPITSEGDFQAVSEIARRSKNAVIAGLSRAHPKDIDRCAEAVKFAKRGRVHTVIATSPLHMRVKLNMTPEQVVELSIANVTRARNQVDDVEWSAEDGTRSEMDFLCRIVEAVIKAGATTVNIPDTVGYTVPEEYTKFMRTLIERVPNSDKAVFSVHCHNDLGMAVANSLAGIAGGARQIECTVNGIGERAGNAALEEVVMAINVRNDVFPWWNKIDTTMLTRASKLVSAATSFPVQYNKAIVGRNAFAHESGIHQDGVLKDASTYEIMRPEMIGLKKSSLVLGKHSGRHAFVHKLEEMGYKLGANQLEDAFVRMKALADRKKDIYDEDIEALVDQEIAASHDRIKLVSLTVIAGTHGPQRATMKLDVEGQTRIEEAEGNGPVDAVFNCIKALVPHEAKLELYQVHAVTEGTDAQAEVSVRLAHEGRSMTAKGADPDTLVASAKAYLGALNKIVMKHQRDMPAQAAS
- a CDS encoding DUF1259 domain-containing protein, with translation MGIKLWLVASILAASFTTTATAQEIDWKKVDDTFGRKPAVTGDVHRYGFPRTDLTVTLDGVTIKPALALGGWVAFKPMHGEAMIMGDLVLLETEINPVMLKMIEGGLEITAVHNHLLRASPATFYMHVGGHGDPAKMATVIRDALAASKTPPATPAAAPPPAVELDTAQLDQIIGVKGQANGGVYQFAVPRRDPVTEDGMQISPVGPMGVAIAIGFQPTGGGKAAITGDFVLSGDEVNPVIRALRANGIDVTAVHSHMLDEQPRLFFLHFWANDDALKLARGLRAALDKTASTKS
- a CDS encoding SLC13 family permease; amino-acid sequence: MTLDLALILLMLAAAIVMFVINRPRMDAVALLVMVSMPFTGIITMNEALAGFADPSIILIAALFVIGEGLVRTGVARRLGDWLDAKAGTSEGRLLVLLMAAVGGLGSLMSSTAVVAIFIPVVLRISQNRGMAPSRLMMPLSFAALISGMLTLVATAPNLVVNAELIRQGAQGFNFFSFTPFGLPLLALGIVYMLFARGLLSSKKPPAVADRRPRLARWIEQYGLADREKRGRINAGSSLVGKRLDELSFRAAGVNLLAIERGTGFAAKALRPAAQTELRAGDVLLADVDISNDGASKLWQSLNLEPRPLSEIGNYFTDVSQEIGAAEVILPAESTLIGQTVLEARIRSEYGLTVIGLRHGNKVVMPNLLEERLKIGDTLLLVGFWSDIRDLQSHTEDVVVLNMPVELEEVLPAAPRAPHALAVLGLVVVLMVSGLIPNVQAALIGCLLMGLLGCVDFNSAYRSINWKTLVLIVGMLPFSLALQRTGGVDLAADAVVGLVGTAAPRFVLATLFVITATLGLFISNTATAVLMAPVALAIAKDLGASPYPFAMIVALAASAAFMTPISSPVNTLVVGPGQYSFGDFVKVGVPFTVIAAIVCVLLVPIALPF
- a CDS encoding sulfite exporter TauE/SafE family protein, translating into MDEWILTLFLIAAFTGGFVSGFSGFAMGLVVSGVWLHIITPIQTAALIAGYGLLTQGYGILKLRQALDWQKIWPLSLGTTIGIPIGVILLSRLNPVYLRFGVGVLLVLYTVYGLARPAIKPMKIGVGADIGIGIVNGLVGGLTGLGGVVSTISCQWRGWTKDLQRAVFQPVLFAAFVVISISMGITGAITPETFKLYALGFPLMLAGLWSGFKLYGTIDDETFRKAVLVLLLFAGLSLIVPAVFVRGS
- a CDS encoding nuclear transport factor 2 family protein — protein: MDHPTAKDVVLNAWKTFSTRDAGQIASLFTPDAEWIAPARNATAVALAHTDHMIGPDQIARFIATEMHRLFSAIDISFRAVHADGDTVIIEERMRATLPEGRPYDNDYCFVFVVAGGRVKQVREYMDTRKGWQMVFGEAAE
- a CDS encoding transglutaminase family protein → MAKIGIVHTTEYTYRNPVGLLRHKLMVRPDESHDLRLHSAMLKVEPEPNAIYWKHDVFNNSICYLEWPEALRTERLSIVSTLDMTHHPEGQPLPVYSLDATAEQFPCSYAAHEIPDLARLAERQMPDPERKVDVWARRVVSEVEGKQTLGVLEAMTHAIKQEFDYRARYEEGTQTAARTLALGSGTCRDFAVLMMEALRSFGLATRFVTGYLYDDSSGTTVGGGSTHAWCSVYLPGAGWVEYDPTNGLIAGANLIRVGVTREAEQAIPISGGFVGNADDPTGLHVDVTVHAVPIL
- a CDS encoding bifunctional transcriptional activator/DNA repair enzyme AdaA encodes the protein MLSFDVCNSARLRRDARYDGRFFTAVRTTRIYCRPVCPVKHPLTRNVTYYPTAAAAEAAGYRPCLRCRPETAPFCPAWNGTRSTVARALKLIDGGVLERGSVAALAEKLGITSRHLARLFERHVGASPQQVATTRRVQRAKRLLDTTDDTMTEIAFRAGFGSVRRFNAAFSDLYGRSPSSLRATSRGRRR
- a CDS encoding chromate resistance protein ChrB domain-containing protein; this translates as MKWITREKVKVDRVACPWLIKKFVDNDAEFVFVPGEKVMAEAKRLDAIPYDVKDVELGHHGKECSFEAILKKYKLTGDPALVLLGRIVNGADTDNTLYNQPEGPGLEAVAEGFRHLGFKDDHEQNAAEWIVYDALYAYCREMVKRGKPHGDFMS
- a CDS encoding YncE family protein — encoded protein: MPLKTIGTIAIPDAVGSEFDHAAFDARSRRVFIAHTARDRVEVIDHDAGTHLATLPGFPGVAGAVADNGQILVTNRGSASVALLDANTLETRATYRTGGRPNGAVIVAQSGLGIAACIGGDGETPTLQLFELNGPKHVSIDLPGRPRWCVTDAAAERVFLCIRDPSMVLVARLPDLGAVTQWKVPSSGAHGLDIDHSRERLYVACDDSTLVEMSSTSGEITNVWPIGGPPDVTFFNPATGLVHVAIGEPGLVDSIDPRNGNSTRTVTGAGAHTTALVAPDQLYVISAAHGGVLVLSDT